One window from the genome of Calonectris borealis chromosome 24, bCalBor7.hap1.2, whole genome shotgun sequence encodes:
- the APOA5 gene encoding apolipoprotein A-V gives MPPKAALLLILLATLPASPAEPARSGFWDYLSQLTSDKDSPERGQSSKLGRDIVNLKESIQDGVSYVGNFLEKLAPLNRGLQPRLYGDSDSLRKLLRKELESLRVKLSPYVDEVHHKVGKHLEDLRYRLQPFTEELLDQVSLRARELRRHLMPSREVTAQLLEGADEVQRFMAHYADKIAFHTDQVKDIFHPYADRLVTEIHRNVEELHRSVAPHAQASPEQLNQHIQELSAKLTQNARDLHQKIQRNLEQLKAKLRLHPGSPREPPAPPHRYGEELAREVQRRVEEFRRDTHLQIQDFTRALDQETEEMRRKLSARPSHPGDPQDGPPPVEDLHARLDALWRDLAHSLSERGGEAR, from the exons ATGCCTCCGAAGGCTGcgctcctcctcatcctcctggcCACCTTACCGG CGTCGCCGGCCGAGCCGGCCAGGAGCGGCTTCTGGGACTACCTCAGCCAGCTGACGAGCGACAAGGACAGCCCGGAGCGCGGCCAGAGCAGCAAGCTGGGCAGGGACATCGT AAACCTGAAGGAAAGTATCCAGGATGGGGTCAGCTACGTGGGAAActtcctggagaagctggcgccCCTCAACAGAGGCCTCCAGCCCCGGCTCTACGGCGACTCGGACAGCCTGCGGAAGCTCCTCAGGAAAGAGCTGGAGAGCCTGAGGGTGAAACTGTCCCCGTACGTGGACGAGGTCCACCACAAGGTCGGCAAGCACCTGGAAGACCTCCGCTACCGGCTGCAGCCGTTCACGGAGGAGCTGCTGGACCAGGTGTCCCTGAGAGCCCGGGAGCTCCGGCGGCACCTCATGCCCAGCCGGGAGGTGACGGCTCAGCTCCTGGAGGGCGCGGACGAGGTCCAGAGGTTCATGGCCCATTACGCCGACAAGATCGCGTTCCACACCGACCAGGTGAAGGACATTTTCCACCCCTACGCGGACCGGCTGGTGACCGAGATCCACCGCAACGTGGAGGAGCTGCACAGGAGCGTGGCCCCTCACGCCCAGGCCAGCCCGGAGCAGCTCAACCAGCACATCCAGGAGCTCTCCGCCAAGCTGACGCAGAACGCGAGGGACCTCCACCAGAAGATCCAGCGGAACCTGGAGCAGCTCAAGGCCAAGCTGCGCCTCCACCCCGGCAGCCCGCGGGAGCCGCCGGCCCCCCCGCACCGCTACGGGGAGGAGCTGGCCCGGGAGGTGCAGCGGCGGGTGGAGGAGTTCCGGAGGGACACCCACCTCCAGATCCAGGACTTCACCCGGGCCCTCGACCAGGAGACGGAGGAGATGAGGCGGAAGCTCTCCGCCCGGCCCTCCCACCCGGGGGACCCGCAGGACGGCCCGCCCCCCGTGGAGGACCTGCACGCCCGCCTGGACGCCCTCTGGAGGGACCTGGCGCACAGCCTGAGCGAGCGGGGCGGCGAGGCCCGctga
- the APOA4 gene encoding apolipoprotein A-IV encodes MSPKAAALVLVLLAVSGARAEVNPDEVASVLWKYFTELGSNAKETVDQLQQAEITKQLNTLLESNLKSVNSYAEDLQRRLVPFATELQARLVQDSQRLKEQIRRELAELQAKLAPYADEVHQQIGTNIRQLQAKMSPYAEELRSQVDRGAGELRRALEPYAAELRDRLQDNAESIQASLSPYADRLQQQIDGGVESLKERLAPLADELKAQVGQSVEELRRGLSPYAQEVQEGLNRQLESLTAQMERAAEELRARLAASSEELRAQLSPLAQELRQAAGGDAEGLRQRLAPLAQQLDERVGQTLEAFRQQAAPFGEAFGQRLVERLEEMRGRLDSGAAGVEDHLELLEKEVREKVAAFLSTAQPAAN; translated from the exons ATGTCTCCGAAGGCGGCCGCCCTTGTCCTGGTGCTCCTTGCGGTCTCGG GGGCACGGGCTGAGGTCAACCCGGACGAGGTGGCCAGCGTGCTCTGGAAGTACTTCACCGAGCTGGGCAGCAATGCCAAGGAGACGGTGGACCAGCTGCAGCAAGCCGAGATCACCAAGCAGCTCAA caccctgctggaGAGCAACCTGAAGAGCGTCAACTCGTACGCCGAGGACCTGCAGCGGCGGCTGGTGCCCTTCGCCACGGAGCTGCAGGCGCGGCTGGTGCAGGACTCGCAGCGACTGAAGGAGCAGATCCGGCGGGAGCTGGCGGAGCTGCAGGCCAAGCTGGCACCCTACGCCGACGAGGTGCACCAGCAGATCGGCACCAACATCCGCCAGCTGCAAGCCAAGATGAGCCCCTACGCCGAGGAGCTGCGCTCCCAGGTGgaccgcggggccggggagctgcgGCGGGCGCTGGAGCCCTACGCCGCCGAGCTGCGGGACCGGCTGCAGGACAACGCCGAGAGCATCCAGGCCTCCCTCAGCCCCTACGCCGACCGGCTGCAGCAGCAGATCGACGGGGGCGTGGAGAGCCTGAAGGAGCGGCTGGCTCCCCTGGCCGACGAGCTGAAGGCGCAGGTGGGGCAGAGCGTGGAGGAGCTGCGGCGGGGGCTCAGCCCCTACGCCCAGGAGGTGCAGGAGGGCCTCAACCGGCAGCTGGAGAGCCTGACGGCGCAGATGGAGCGGGCGGCGGAGGAGCTGCGCGCCCGCCTGGCCGCCAGCTCGGAGGAGCTGCGCGCCCAGCTCAGCCCGCTGGCCCAGGAGCTGCGGCAGGCGGCGGGCGGCGACGCCGAGGGCCTGCGGCAGCGGCTGGCCCCCCTGGCCCAGCAGCTGGACGAGCGCGTGGGGCAGACCCTGGAGGCCTtccggcagcaggcagcccccTTCGGCGAGGCCTTCGGGCAGCGGCTGGTGGAGCGGCTGGAGGAGATGCGGGGGAGGCTGGACTCGGGCGCCGCCGGCGTGGAGGACcacctggagctgctggagaaggaggtgcGGGAGAAGGTGGCCGCCTTCCTCAGCACCGCCCAGCCGGCGGCGAACTGA
- the APOC3 gene encoding apolipoprotein C-III gives MKASLLLVLVCTAVLAAGARADAPREPEALVRRVQEYAQKASAMAKTAFSSVQESEAAQQARRWLEDTADLAKQRLAWLKEQLTELWKRRPAA, from the exons ATGAAGGCGTCGCTCCTGCTCGTGCTCGTCTGCACGGCCGTCCTGGCGGCGGGAGCAA GGGCCGACGCGCCCCGCGAGCCGGAGGCGCTGGTGAGGAGGGTGCAGGAGTACGCCCAGAAAGCCTCGGCCATGGCCAAGACCGCCTTCAGCTCGGTGCAGGAGTCGGAGGCGGCTCAGCAGGCCag GCGATGGCTGGAGGACACCGCCGACCTGGCGAAGCAGCGGCTGGCCTGGCTGAAGGAGCAGCTGACGGAGCTCTGGAAGCGGAGGCCGGCCGCGTAG
- the APOA1 gene encoding apolipoprotein A-I, which translates to MRAAVVALALLCLTGTQARYFWQHDEPQAPLERLKDMVEVYLETVKASGKDAIAQFESSAVGKQLDLKLADNLDTLGAAAAKLREDMAPYYKEVREMWLKDTEALRQELTKDLEEVKEKIRPFLDQFSAKWTEELEQYRQRLAPVAQELKELTKQKVELMQEKLTPVAEEARDRLRGHVEELRKNLAPYSDELRQKLSQKLEEIREKGIPQAAEYQAKVVEQLSNLREKVTPLVQDFKERLTPYAESLKTRFINLLDDLQKSVA; encoded by the exons ATGAGAGCCGCGGTGGTGGCCCTCGCCCTGCTCTGCCTGACGG GCACCCAGGCCCGCTACTTCTGGCAGCATGACGAACCCCAGGCGCCCCTGGAGCGCCTCAAGGACATGGTGGAGGTGTACCTGGAGACGGTGAAGGCCAGCGGGAAGGATGCCATCGCCCAGTTCGAGTCCTCCGCCGTGGGCAAACAGCTGGA ccTGAAGCTGGCCGACAACCTGGACACGCTGGGCGCAGCCGCCGCCAAGCTGCGGGAGGACATGGCCCCCTACTACAAGGAGGTGCGGGAGATGTGGCTGAAGGACACGGAGGCCCTGCGCCAGGAGCTGACCAAGGACCtggaggaggtgaaggagaagaTCCGGCCCTTCCTGGACCAGTTCTCCGCCAAGTGGACGGAGGAGCTGGAGCAGTACCGCCAGCGCCTGGCGCCCGTGGCCCAGGAGCTGAAGGAGCTCACCAAGCAGAAGGTGGAGCTGATGCAGGAGAAGCTGACCCCCGTGGCCGAGGAGGCGCGGGACCGCCTGCGCGGGCACGTGGAGGAGCTGCGCAAGAACCTGGCGCCCTACAGCGACGAGCTGCGGCAGAAGCTGAGCCAGAAGCTGGAGGAGATCCGGGAGAAGGGCATCCCCCAGGCCGCCGAGTACCAGGCCAAGGTGGTGGAGCAGCTCAGCAACCTGCGCGAGAAGGTGACGCCCCTGGTGCAGGACTTCAAGGAGCGCCTCACCCCCTACGCCGAGAGCCTCAAGACCCGCTTCATCAACCTCCTGGACGACCTCCAGAAGAGCGTGGCCTGA